One window from the genome of Cottoperca gobio unplaced genomic scaffold, fCotGob3.1 fCotGob3_189arrow_ctg1, whole genome shotgun sequence encodes:
- the tmdd1 gene encoding transmembrane and death domain protein 1 → MKVWRLCLLSIVLLLSPSLGEDTVSEDIGVHQLERLTELLTSKECEDLLLALSHPEQNIFLQLERLSPENNRLDLNPRDKRDASSAADREAQCRAALTDWLLAHGEQTYYDRLTRALQHIGRTDIAIEVGKNINQDKALNLRRFVEDYHKYVESLNLPQKRSDTKDQQRTDQRVRRRVRDLTWRDLDLIVERAPVDEYQKGPLDVALPLLYGILLGFGGTLLLGVSVLVIIIHFSCRNQQRLPRVTSSTLVVGGETLNDGATGK, encoded by the exons ATGAAGGTCTGGAGATTGTGTCTGTTGTCCATCGTTCTGCTCCTGAGTCCCTCTCTGGGGGAGGACACAG TGTCAGAAGACATCGGTGTCCATCAGCTGGAGCGTTTAACGGAGCTGCTGACGTCGAAGGAGTGCGAGGACCTTCTGCTCGCCCTCTCCCACCCGGAGCAGAACATCTTCCTGCAGCTCGAGCGCCTCTCGCCAGAAAACAATCGACTGGATCTTAATCCTCGAGACAAGAGAGACGCGTCTTCTGCAGCGG ATCGGGAGGCTCAGTGCCGGGCGGCCCTGACAGACTGGCTGCTGGCGCACGGCGAGCAGACCTACTACGACAGGCTCACTCGCGCCTTGCAGCACATCGGCAGAACAGACATTGCCATCG aagtgggGAAGAACATCAACCAGGACAAAGCCTTGAACCTGAGACGCTTCGTTGAAGACTATCACAAATACGTTGAGTCTTTAAATCTCCCGCAGAAACGATCAGACACAAAGGACCAGCAGCGCACAGACCAGAGGGTCAGGAGGAGAG TAAGGGATCTGACGTGGCGGGACCTGGATCTGATCGTGGAGCGGGCCCCTGTCGATGAGTACCAGAAGGGGCCTCTGGACGTGGCTCTGCCCCTCTTGTATGGCATCCTGCTGGGCTTCGGAGGCACCTTGCTCTTGGGCGTCTCTGTACTTGTCATCATCATACACTTCTCGTGTAGAAACCAGCAGCGTCTCCCCCGGGTCACCAGCAGCACGCTCGTGGTTGGAGGTGAAACGCTGAACGATGGAGCGACTGGGAAATAA